The DNA window GCAGCAACCAGGTGGTAACATACAACTTAACTGCCATGAAAGCTTGAGAACAGAAACATTCTCACCACTTCTCCTGTAGCAGCTCGCCACCATTAGCTGCCACTTCACCTGGGTTggtctgaaaaacacagcaggaaaatatCCAGTCAATAAGAACGCACAACCCTGCACTTAACTTTTTAATACTAAGTCTCTTTGTTCTTTACCAGAGAGGTTAAAAGCTCTGAATTCAgctggaaggaaaacaaaagcaaatcaTCTGTCCACTTATTTTAATAAAGTAATAACTTCCAGATGAGAACAAGCCACACTGTTGACGAAAGAAGACTAAAACCACataaaaataagatgaaataagattccaaacaattaatcatttcagaaaAATTTTGAACTAAACATTTCCTAGATAAttctcaaaatgaaaagttctTGGGATTTGACTGCACTGAAAACATACTACCAATTTCTCTGGCATTATGTTGGAGATGAGCAGCAAGTTTCTTAGATATGATCAGTTTTACACAGATCTTTCTGATTTGTTACATATCatgccattttctttctttacttaCTGTATGAGTGTGGCTCTTTCAAAATACTGAATGGCCTTCTCACAGAACTGTGTCTCGATGTAGTAAGCCCCGAGCCACTCAATCACATCGATGTTGGAGGGGAAGTACCTGAAGGACTGGACAGCAACATCAGTACACTTAAAGGTGACCAAACACCAAATGTTAAGCCAATTCATTTGTCCatagacagaaaaacatttagttaTTCTCCTTGTACCTCGTAGTAGTGCTGGAAAGCCTGAGACTTGTCACCCTCGCTATCATACAGCTCTCCCAGTTTGGCCAGTGTCTGAGGATCAGTGGGAGTCACACTGACGACCTGCATCAGCCACTCGATTGCCTGCTGGGGATCTTCCAAAAGCTCATAGATGAAGCCAGTGAGTCAAGGACCAACAGAAGCTCACAGGTTTGAATCCCTACATTAATCTTCCCAGCAACATCTACTGAAAATTGAAGCAGTTAACCCATTTGACACAGACTAAACACATACATAATAATGaacaacaaatcacatttcTTATCATTAGGATACAGGTGTGCCAGCTGGTACATGACTTGTGCACTGTTCCTCAGAATGGCATGGAGCTTCAGGAAGCAGTCCAGAGCCTCCTCCAGACGATTCAGCCTCTTATATGTTAGACCTGGTACAAAAAGATAGGAGCCATGAACTGTATATCAACTTGGATCCTTAGCCAAGTCAATTGATACTCTCAGGTATTCCCCTAAAACAAAGGTGATAACTGAAGTCCATACAGAGTGCTTCATTTACTGTGAGTGGACATTTCTAACATCAGCTGCTCCAAACTTCTTAGATGCTTCCCGATTCTCTGGAAAGATTATGAATGATGCAAGAACACCAGTAATCAGAAATAAATCAGAATTCTCAATATAATAGACATAATAGatgtaaaaatgtgcattgTGTTTACACTCTAAACTTAGATGAGTTAAATCTCATCTAAACTCTAAAACAAGTTTTTGGTGATGACAGATGACTGTGAGCCTAAATAATGGAAGTAAATTCATCTGCCTATCTTCATGATGGATGTTTACAACTATACTATGCTTTAGAAATGACACGAAAATCAGAACTTGTgatgcacatacatacacacacacacgcactgacaATTGTTTTATAATCACAGTGTAAGCCTGTGAATCAGACTCATGAATTGAACTTTGACCACCTTTAATTGAGATAACTGCTGCCTTTCTGACAGTGACTCAACATTTTAGTTAATATCTGCATCATACAACACTGTGCTGTATCGTGGAGATGGATGTTACCCAGGTTGTACAGGGCCTCAGTGCAGGAGGAATCGTTTCTCAGCGCTTCTTTGTAGAACTCTGCAGCCTTCTCATAGTCTTGCTTGGCAAACACTGTGTTGCCCTTGTTGTTTAGTGCTGCTGGGTTGTAGCGATCAGCGTTCATGGCGAGGTCAGCGTATCGATCAGCTTGATCAAAATCTTTTTCCTGCAACAAGTGGGAGGATTAGAGGGGAAGCATCTACTGGTGACAGCAAACACCCACAGAGCCAATCTGTCATTGATCACTTGAACAATTTCTTGGCAAAAATAGCTGATTTTAATTACACATCACACTTGAGGGAATCTTTTCTCAATACTGGATGTATGTTATTCGGAGAAGCTTTTGACTGGTCAGTGAGAGGATCTTACCAGGTAGTACAGGAAGGAGAGGTTGGTGGCTGCTGCACTCTTCACCCTACTGTCCTTCTTCTCAAAAGTCTTGAGAGTTTCCACAGCCtgacaaaacataacaaaaggtGGTCAAGATAAATGTTACACAGCAATTCTGCCAATCTCCCCAGTGCATCACAcgtacagacaaaaaaaacctatttTTATATACACCTTAATTTTTAGAATTCCATACATTTTCCTGATGAAACCATGATGGGATCTGAAGCTTCAGGTGTTCATTATGAATAATggaatcaatgtttttttatttcagcaaatTTGACAATGTGTCAAATGTGTagttaaatgtatgttttgaaaaaatacagtatataaaacAGACCAGAAGGACTACGAACACAAAGTAAATCCAAGCATTATTATTAagtttagttagtttagtttaaagACAAAGTCAGTGGCAGGATGCTGCAATAGTTTATCTAATGAGCTCAAGATAACTCAGACACAAGAGTACATGCGTATAATGACGCATTCAACTACTGGTAGTTCAGATGTACACAGAGCTCCAACGTGTTCAATATTAAAGAAACACATAGAGGATTATGAATTAATCACATGAATACATTGTCTTATTTTGCGaaacaactgaaataatttctgtcttttttgtttatgaAGCAGGTCCTGGTGCTATAATTACtgtgaaaatatcaaatcaCTCAATCCATAGAGAAATGCACAGCCCTGTATTCAGAAACACTGCCTTTAAAAAAGCTATCAGGACTcctgtaaggttgtgatgtaACAGCTATACAGTCACTGCCAGCAGATTTGAGGCTGtggcctgtgagagctgaccaactagagcagactgggctttttggAAGCTTTTTAAATTAGGTACGAAAACGGAGCATTCACACAGAGgatgaatataatataattaaacTAGAAAAATGCTAACATTTTCTAGCAGGCACCAATAATCTGTATGGAATGAGTATGATCCTGAAAATGGGCATTAATATGTGACCTATAAGAAATTACTTAAGCCAGAACTTGCTAATGGAATGGAATGTTGCTTCATCCCTCTTCTTTTCATATTGATTCAGGATAACGTTGCTATTGTTGTTAATCCAGCCAACAGGAACACAGTGGCTTGATTTGGGAGTTTTTGAGCTTACTTGTTTAAGAGAGGCAGGGGATATATGACTGGCTGAAGGGTGAGATGgtggttattattttttaaaactgtatgtttaatttattcaaTATTGCAAATTTGGAGTTCCATAAATATAGTGTCAAGAAAGTTGGTTGGTGAAGTTTATAGAATTGGAAAAGTGTGATTAGTGTTCTACTATTGGCCTCAGAGACGCTCCTCTCAGCTCAGAGCTCAGTGGTATTTGCTTAATGAACGAACCATGATTATAATTTCCTTTCTGCCCTCAGATTTTCCTTTCTGGTCTGTGGGTTTTAAACCAGTAACTGCTTCTCCACCTTGTCTTGGCATCGCCGTTATTTGGAAAAGGCATGCTTAAGGAAGAACATGTTGGGGAAAATAACAGCACAATCTAAATGTGAACATGGAAATAGAAGACACACATACCTCAACCTTAGGCATGCAGATgggaaagaaacaagacaaaagcaAGACAAAATGGAGGGCAATGAGAAGTGGAAAGATTGATGCTGCACACTCATGAAACAGCCTTAACtggagaaaacagacagatataAACATCCCTAGGCAATAACTGTATGGAGACACAATGTTgttaaaaagatggaaaaaaaaacaaggataaCAAAGACCAGATCATCCACATGTTATATATGTTTAAAAGGGAAATACCACTCACTTTGAGTGCAACTGCTACCCTGAgacacacagtttttctgagCTTTAACTAGAGTACCTTTTCAGGTTCAGAATTGTGAACACTATTATACAACagtcacaataaaacatttttttttttaaaaacaggtacAGCAAATATGTTcgaaacaaacatttcatgtaAATCCTCAAAACTAAAATCTCAATCACATATTATCTATATACAAAGGCATAAGGCAGTACATTAGAGACTTAGCACAGTCTGGCTCTAGATGTTGATCTAGATGTTGAAGTCAAAGGAgtgcaataaaaaatatatatatatttgtaaagAAGCAAGAAAGATTGTGGAAATACAGTAAAGAAgaatatataaatgaaaacaagaattaAGGAGTAAAAATAAACCAATTACATATAAAGAAACTagtaaaaaggtaaaatgtgatGACAACTGAAAAGTATAATGAAGAATGATTGTCAGCaatgcagtttatttttcttctttatttctttcttcagaaagaaagaaatgtgaaaataaacttaATTGCTGACAATTATTCATTGTTATATATTTCAGTTGTCTTtatattttaccattttacTATTTCATTATTCTTTTACAGATGTATTCTTTACTATGGCAAACCTGAAACTGCTCTAAGTGTTGTGACAGTGTGATGTAAGCTTTTTAGTTGCCCTTCCTTTGCTGTTACTGTGGCAACAAGCATAGCCAAAGCAGCGACAAGCTTTAATTGAGTGGTATTGCCCTTTATATTGTTAAGACAAACATTCACCTGGTTGAAGTCTTTCTGTCTGAGGTAGGTGATGGCCTTGTTTATCTCGAGATCATTGGCGAGCTCAACATACTGAGAACTCTTCACCATATCCACACACCTACAGAGAAACAACCATACATGTGCACAGTGTAATACTCATAACTGCATTATGTCACATCATATCATGCTactgcaaataaaatacatggcatacatttgttttatctaAATTTGACCAAAACACCAGGTGCATGAGAGCTGCTCTGTagcttttgtttgattttgtaaGTAAATATGTCTAAGTTTCAAGATGATACTTGATGTTTATCTGTGGCTGCACACTGTATGCCCTCTGGTGTTAAAATGtttggatgaaaaacaaacacatcagtgacaAACCAGTCAAATCCAGTTGCAAAAGAGGTTTCAATGGCCGGAGCAATGAGCTTGGCTGCAGTCATGATGTACTTCTCAGTCAGGACTTTTCTATGGACAGTAAACAGggagaaaacaggagagagatTTAGAAATGAATGGTACAAAAtccaaatatttgaaaaaacaaaaaaacaacactgtactctgatgcagtgtgttgtgttttggtggaggagaggagaaagtcAAAGGTGTTTTGTTATTGAACACAACCTATGTGgcttatgtgtttgtgtgatgtgtcatttttctcaCAGATCTCTCTCCATCTGGTGAAGTTTGTCATTCTTGATGGCCTCGATGACCATATTTGAGTTGGTGTCATCCTGAGAAAGATGACAGGACAAGGTTCACATTAAGATGGTCCAGGAACCACATTTAACAATCCTGagcactttgttttaaatattatcCATTTGCATATGGTGTGTTTTGACATATACAAGAGAGAGCAGTAGTTCTAAACATTTGACAAGCTGCCATTAGGTTTCTCTTAGTCAAAGTAAGGttttatgaaacaaaactgagattttgtgcagttttctgcagctgtcagcagaGTTAAATCTCATTGAGATGCATTTTCAGCCAGGTAACAACTATGTGTGAGGCTTTTTGGACATTATGAATTATTGAAGACAGTAAGAGATATGTAATTCCTAAAAATTGTTCTGCACTAGATTATGTCAATACTGAACTGATGCAGATAATTGATTGAAGCATCGCTtgcaacaagacaaaaaagctACAGTAAGAAGTTGATGTAAAGCAGATCtcccaaaaaaatgttaaaatctcCTCAACAGCAAAATCGTCTCTTCTGAAAGCAAAGGAAGATGTTTAACTGTAATTGTAAAAGTGGGACCATTTAGATGAATAAAAATTCTAAACAATTAGCttaaacatgaaataagatCATATCTGATCATTTGTTCTTAgctatgttgttgtttttgtcctaCTATCATatgagtgtgaaaaaaaatactaaaaagtTTGAGAActgaaaaaatatttagttGCCAGACTTTAGTGACTCCATAAACATCCAGGTTAAGAAAACCACTTGTTATTCTAGGAAAGTTGACATGAGTGATGTAGCTAATAGCTGGACAGATTAAGAACAGAGATCCAACTACAGAAACTACAGacgcatgtgcacacacacaaatagataAAGGGCTAATAACCTCTTTATTACATGCTATAAATTAAATTCATATACATATTAGTGTTACTCACATTAGATGGGATGTATTTGTCTTCATCATCAATGCCCAGAGGAACAGAGATGAGCTTCTGAAAGgccttcttcatcctctccctgTCACCAATAGCATAGTAGCACAGGATGAGGTTGAAACCCGTCTTAATGTTGGGGCTCTCACTCATGATGTGCTCGAAAGACGTTATGGCATCGGAGTATTGGCCCATACGGACAAAGACCACGCCAATATTCTGCATTATCTTGATTCTCATTTCCTTGTGAGCGTTTGAGATCTGATCCAGTGCCATTCGGTAGAACTTGATGGCTTTAGGGTAGTTCTTCTGCTTGACATAGATGTTGGCCATGTTGACTTTCAAACGGCCTGAAGAGCAGCACAGACATAATTTAGGGGAAAAGCATTGGCggagacaaaaggaaaacaagacttaaaaaatgtaaatgattggTGATGAAACAAAATAGCCAAAGGGCCAAAGAATCCAGGTTAAGCCTCCAGTCAGGTTTCTACTTCTTATGAGATGCTCAAAGCAATACTAGCTAGTAGTTACCAGTCTGTCTTATTTACCAGTGCAGTTTTTCCTTTCCATGTGCACCAGATTACAACACAATATTTAGGTCACCAAAATGCAGTAGTAaactttttattaaaactgtCTCAGTTTTTGAACATATTGTTACCATGTTGATTATTAGTACTTGAGCACTGCACTGTCAAACCAGAATGAAAATTCGAACTTAATACATTTGAAACCAAGAGATTTTTCTTTGTGGATTTGAGGGCAGCAACAGTTTAACTACATCTGTAAGCAATACGAAGCTGAGGGTTCCGCTCACCTGCATTACTGAACATCTTGTTCTTCACAATGACCTGGTAGGTGTTTAAGGCCTCTGGATACATTTCATTGTTCACATACTGGTTGGCAAGGTTGAGCAAAACCTGGTAATGACAGAGATGTTCGATATTTTGAAACCAAATCATGGAAAACAGGCATGGAAGGCAGGAATTGATTCAGAGCATCCAACTCCAAAATTTAACCTGGCTTTGAAGACAGTAGGCTTAACCACTCAGCTGTATCAAGTTGGCAGAGGATCAAACTCCAGATACTGCCAGATGCTTCCTTTACTGTGTTTCCATCTAGCATGAATATATCACTTCATTTGAAAAGACAGACAATTCCCCCTGTTTTCTGAAAACACTTGTTGTGTAAAGAACATATAAACTAAATGTGACATGAGGACTCAAGAATAATAAAAAGGAGAATGCAAGCTTTCATTTACAGCAGCTGTTATTACTTTGCATTCCTAAGCAAATTTGGGCGGTGATATAGGGATGCAGAATAatatgataaaaacattttaaaaattatactgtgattattttgtcatATTACGATTCGGATATGAGTGACAATTAATGAgaattgttatttttgcatcacagttttTAACTTCTACAAAAAAGCTattgaaaatgtgatgatgtgataTTCGTTGGTGTGTTCCGGAGAACAAGATTTATGAGCCagaacatctctgcagcactacagtacctcattatgatgctgtttgtcacaCACTTTTAACAAAAAACTGCCACTTCTGTCATTGGGATATTTCATTTAGCTATATTATAAACATgaatcaaatatatatttggaTATATTCCCAATGTCCTAATTTGGTTGTAGTCTgtataaagacaaaaaatgctTTATATTCTGTTaattttttatcatattttaactaattgtgcagctttaatttcTTATTCTGTTTGATAATAAACTGGAGTTTGATAGTAAGCGCTTATCTCTAGAGCTGACAAATAGACAAGAATGCAGTGCAgctagggttaggggttaggcACAGCTACTATGCAGAATAAATGGCATTTTAAATGAGAATTGCTCGagctcttgctctctctttcgTACttagcaaagcaaaaaacaagaggtcatttttttccttcagcaaCTGTTACAGACCAGGCTTAAAGAGTGGCTTTCCCAATAGGTGGGACTAAAACTTCTTAGGCATATCATTTGATATTCAAACTTAATATTCGCCAGTTTTACTTACAGAGTAGGTGAGGTCTAAATTGATGTGGTCAGCATTGCCAGACTGTTCCCTCTGTCTCACCagtgctctctctttcttccctgcCTCTTTGGCTTTTTCAAGAGCCTGTAGGGAcaactcacatgcacacacaaagacacaaccaccacacatacacaggtcAGAAGTTGTGACACCAGTCACGTCAAGTCCCTTGACAAAATGCATCTGCAATAAATGACAAAACCCTTTAAGAGAAAGCATTTGAATGATTCAGCTATAATGGATTTTTGTTGCACTTAATGACAATTACAAACTCAATCTCTTGTTTAATGATGCAATTGTCAACCTTTACATGTTAAGATAAATGAGTGTAAACTCTCCTGGTGCAGACAAATAAACAGGTTTCACATGCCtgcagggggagacagagaccTGAGGAGTGCTCACACAGACTGCTGATAATCATGAGATGGGAGGATGGTTATGGACCGTGGTTGAAATCCCTGCTGCTGTAACAttccattacacacacaaagttcACTCCACTTTTAGGAGCTCGGTGATCCCTGATAATATATCAATTATAAAATATGTCAGGGGGATTATTACCTTACAATCATGTTGCTGCCATCCACAATGTTCTTGTGTCCAGGGGATAGTTAAGTTAGAACACTGACTGTCATCATTATGTGTACAAGCATGTCCAGACTATAGCATGATATTGCCTGAAGAAAAGGGGTCTAACTGCCAAAGTTGCTGTCAGccaacaaacaaatacagttataatgtataaataaaaacaaaatgattcaatATATGAAAGTGCACAGGGGTGACAAGAGTTTTATCTGGGGAAAGAATTGCTAGAAAATGTAATTGCCCTTTGACTTCACTCAGCCCAGTGTGCTGGAGTAAAGTGCTGACACAATGAACAAATTAATCACCATTTACTGCCTCACTGGAAGCCAAAGTATCCAAATCCACATAGCCATTATTACTAGCAGTAGGTTAAAGAATGACAGAGTCTGACCAATTGTAAGGCTCCTCTGCTCTGTGCCATGCAGCTCTCTTCTATCAGGtcattcactttcttttccaGGATCTTAATCTTCTCCTCAGGCCTgcaagacaacacacacagcaatacaATGGGTGATATTGTTGCTTGAAAGCAAAAGGTTTTTCCAATTCTGCTTCccaaaacttgtttttttttttttttttagagatggTTCAGTCATGACTGAGTgttggaaacatgttttttgtcataTCAATTGCTCATACATTTGCTTTGGACATAAGAATAAGAAATTTTATTATGAATGGATATGCATTTTTAGATCCTAGGTTCAAGATGTGATAGAGTACCTTTAAAAACCTACATGCAGGTACTTCTAACAGGACAGCACTAATCTTGAATGATGCAGGGACAATCTTTAAGAAACACTGGAACAGACAAATCAGTTTAAAGAGTGACAACTCACGTGTCCTCATTCTTTGCTTCAAGGGCAGGTGCAGGACCTCTGGACTGGCCCAGAGGGTCAAAGGTGGAGCCTGAAAATACAAATCATATTTATCATCAGTGTCACAGTAATACTATATTGTTTAAACAATAACAATCGGTCCTTATACATATACATGGAAGTTCATAATTATAAAGAGCTAAATTTCCACTTGTAATGAGCACTTGCCCTGCAAACATTGGTAATGAAGCCATTCAACATTGTTTTAgaattcaaaaaatgaaactacatagtaaaaattaattaaatgagaAGCCACAGAATCACCAGCTAAACCCTAGTCATGTGGTGAATCAAATCAACACCTGTAATTAAATCTCCAAAATAGATGTCATAGAAAATGTTTGCTTGAGCCTCCTTTGAACTCACCGCGGGTCAGGGAGGAGGTGTAACctgctgctctgactgcagTCATTGGTCGGGCTGCACCATCCTGTCACATTTGAAAAAGcaaataatacaacaaaaaaaaaaacaatacaatatgtCATGATGGTTTGCTTCACATGCTTAATTTtcacctttctgtttttttaaacaaaaacagagccatTATCCACGTTGAGCAGTATGTTAGGATGTATTGAACTTaagttacatacatacatgatcGTAAAGAGTAAAACCCATAACAAAACCTACTTTAAATCACTGAACCTcaaattctgagattaaaaacTGTCAACTAACACGTAATGAAAATTATGGAGGACCCTAAATGCATCATTGATTGATCAATCCAGCTCACCTGCACAGCTCCAGTCACAGGTCTGCCCATCGAAGAGACCATAGGAATCCGCGCCTTCATGAAACAAGTATGAGGTCATTGTGAGCGTTTGTTGTTTCTAATcctgtaatttgtttttgtgataagATCTGTatgtcttttttgtgtctttttttccacacagagcTCTGAAGAAAGTCTGTGGTGATCAAAGTGTTACACACTGCTCATCCTTTCaaaacttttattaaaacagaattAAGTAAGACTCTCATTAACGACAAGACTTCTTGAGCTGCAAGGGTTTGCAAGACTTACTCCAAAGGACGTTGC is part of the Acanthopagrus latus isolate v.2019 chromosome 9, fAcaLat1.1, whole genome shotgun sequence genome and encodes:
- the ift88 gene encoding intraflagellar transport protein 88 homolog yields the protein MENVHLAMEEDDLYSGYNDYNPTFDSEELENDVGFQQAVRTSHGRRPPMTAKFPGTAIGARPLATSFGARIPMVSSMGRPVTGAVQDGAARPMTAVRAAGYTSSLTRGSTFDPLGQSRGPAPALEAKNEDTPEEKIKILEKKVNDLIEESCMAQSRGALQLALEKAKEAGKKERALVRQREQSGNADHINLDLTYSVLLNLANQYVNNEMYPEALNTYQVIVKNKMFSNAGRLKVNMANIYVKQKNYPKAIKFYRMALDQISNAHKEMRIKIMQNIGVVFVRMGQYSDAITSFEHIMSESPNIKTGFNLILCYYAIGDRERMKKAFQKLISVPLGIDDEDKYIPSNDDTNSNMVIEAIKNDKLHQMERDLKVLTEKYIMTAAKLIAPAIETSFATGFDWCVDMVKSSQYVELANDLEINKAITYLRQKDFNQAVETLKTFEKKDSRVKSAAATNLSFLYYLEKDFDQADRYADLAMNADRYNPAALNNKGNTVFAKQDYEKAAEFYKEALRNDSSCTEALYNLGLTYKRLNRLEEALDCFLKLHAILRNSAQVMYQLAHLYELLEDPQQAIEWLMQVVSVTPTDPQTLAKLGELYDSEGDKSQAFQHYYESFRYFPSNIDVIEWLGAYYIETQFCEKAIQYFERATLIQPTQVKWQLMVASCYRRSGNYQKALETYKDIHRKFPENVECLRFLVRLCTDMGLKEVQEYTTKLKKVEKMKEIREQRVKSGRDGSARSRREGREGSAGSADSSHSSSSTKGERLSAKMRSLPGSNEPYEASSPKEIDASYVDPLGPQMERPKTGAKKRGEDDDFADEELGDDLLPE